From the genome of Longispora fulva:
TACACCTCGCAGGTGGAGACGTGGTGGAACCTGGCCACGCCGACCCGCCGGCAGGCCTCGAGGAGGCGCTGGGTGCCGAGCACGTTGGTGCGGAAGAACAGCTCCGGGTCGAGGACGGCGAGGCTGTTGTGCGACTCGGCGGCGAAGTTGACCACCACGTCGATCCGGTGCTCGCGGAGCAGGGCCTCCACGACGGGCAGGTCGCCGATGTCGGCGTGCGCGAAGGTCAGAGCCGGGTCGAGGTTGGCGGCGTTGCCGGCGTAGGTGAGGGCGTCGAGGGCGAGGATGTGGTCGGCGGGGTGGGTGCTGGCCCAGTACCGGGTGAAGTTGGTGCCGATGAAGCCGGCCGCGCCGGTGATCAGGATGTTCATGTCCGTCCTTACGCGATGGGTGTCATGCCGGGTGGGTCGGTGGCCGCCGTGCCCGGCCAGCCACGGAACTCCACGTCGAGGCGGAACCGGTGGCCCAGGTAGCGGTGTTCGGACAGTGCGAGGGGCCGGGAGTCGGCCAGCAGCGCCAGCCGGCGGACCAGGAGCACCGGGGTGCCCTCGGCGACGTCGAGGAGCGGCGCCACGGTGGCGCTGGCGGCGGTCGCGGCGATGCTCTGCCGGACGACGTCGATGTCGTGGCCGTTGCGGCGCAGGGTCTCCCATACGCCCGGGTCCTCGGCGTCGGCCCGGCTGACCGGGGCGGCGAATTCGAGGGGCACCCACTCGGTGACGACGTCGAGCGGGTGCGAGCCGGCGAACCGCACGGCCTGCACCCGCAGGGTCTCCACCTGCCCGAGCAGCCGGGCCACGTCCGCCGGGGCCGGGCGGTACTCGTAGCCGGAGACCCGGCGGATGAGGGGCACGCCGGCCTCGGACACCGCCGAGCCGGCGTGCTGGAAGCTGCCGAGCGCGATGGACTGGCCGAACGAGGCCCCGGAGATGACGAACCAGCCGGAGCCCCGCCGGGCCGCGATCAGCCCCTCGTCGCGGAGCTGTTCGAGGGCCCGGCGGACGGTGACCCGGCTGACGTCGTGCCGGCGGCCGAGTTCGGCCTCGCTCTCCAGGCCACCGGAGGCGGCGTAGTCGCCGAGGGAGATGCGTTCGCGCAGCTCGGCGGCGAGCCGGAGGAACCGTGGACCTGTCATGGATTTGTATCGTACAGGTGGCGTCAGATATCGCAAGACCACCATGCAGGTGTACTAGTAGCGCAGCACCCGCTCCAGTACCGGGCGGAAGTGGGCGAAGTCCCTGGTCAGGGCCTCCGGGTCCTTCGCCTCGTCGTCCCACCGGCGCAGCGCCACGGCCGCCATCGCGTGCGGCCCCGCCTCGAACTCGGCGACCTCCCCGGCGGACATCGGCCCGCCCTGCACGCCGAGGGTGTACACCGAGGCCTCGGACAGCCGGCCGAGATACTCC
Proteins encoded in this window:
- a CDS encoding GntR family transcriptional regulator; this translates as MTGPRFLRLAAELRERISLGDYAASGGLESEAELGRRHDVSRVTVRRALEQLRDEGLIAARRGSGWFVISGASFGQSIALGSFQHAGSAVSEAGVPLIRRVSGYEYRPAPADVARLLGQVETLRVQAVRFAGSHPLDVVTEWVPLEFAAPVSRADAEDPGVWETLRRNGHDIDVVRQSIAATAASATVAPLLDVAEGTPVLLVRRLALLADSRPLALSEHRYLGHRFRLDVEFRGWPGTAATDPPGMTPIA